From one Culex quinquefasciatus strain JHB chromosome 3, VPISU_Cqui_1.0_pri_paternal, whole genome shotgun sequence genomic stretch:
- the LOC6044657 gene encoding uncharacterized protein LOC6044657, whose protein sequence is MATKWVWTNSAGPFPPNMVQGGQDSDGCGIFVGRANHNGDLLPAKVLPQKNAAYVAYGGEEVLVENFEVLCRKELVWEHATGGSVPQEAVIGGNTGDGEILYVGRAYHEGSQTVGKVQRTHGCIYIPYGGAEVSLPSYEVLCER, encoded by the coding sequence AAATGGGTTTGGACCAACTCCGCCGGACCGTTTCCCCCGAATATGGTGCAGGGTGGCCAGGACAGTGACGGCTGTGGGATCTTCGTGGGCCGCGCGAACCACAACGGTGATCTGCTGCCGGCCAAGGTGCTTCCCCAGAAGAATGCGGCCTACGTTGCGTACGGTGGTGAGGAGGTGCTCGTGGAAAATTTTGAGGTTCTCTGCCGGAAGGAGCTGGTTTGGGAGCATGCAACAGGGGGAAGTGTTCCCCAGGAGGCGGTCATCGGTGGCAATACGGGGGATGGGGAGATCCTGTACGTGGGACGCGCCTACCACGAGGGATCTCAAACGGTGGGCAAGGTGCAGCGGACGCACGGTTGCATCTACATCCCGTACGGTGGAGCGGAAGTGTCTCTGCCGAGCTACGAGGTGCTGTGCGAGCGATAA